A single region of the Ziziphus jujuba cultivar Dongzao chromosome 10, ASM3175591v1 genome encodes:
- the LOC107410359 gene encoding uncharacterized protein LOC107410359 — protein sequence MGRFSICILGFLLLCCLAAGTETTYLKYKDPKQPLGARIKDLLSRMTLEEKIGQMVQIERKVATPDTMKKYFIGSVLSGGGSVPAPKASAETWISAVNEIQKAALSTRLGIPMIYGIDAVHGHNNVYNATIFPHNVGLGVTRDPILIKKIGEATALEVRATGIPYAFAPCIAVCRDPRWGRCYESYSEDHKIVQLMTEIIPGLQGDLPANSHKGVPFVAGKQKVAACAKHFVGDGGTTKGINENNTVISLSGLLNIHMPAYYNSISKGVATVMVSYSSWNGKKMHANRDLVTGFLKNKLKFRGFVISDWQGIDRITSPPHANYSYSVEAGVSAGIDMIMVPETYTEFIDDLTYLVKKNIIPVSRIDDAVKRILRVKFVMGLFENPLADNSLVNELGNKEHRELAREAVRKSLVLLKNGKYSEPLLPLPKKAAKILVAGTHADNLGYQCGGWTITWQGLEGNDLTVGTTILKAITNTVDPTTQVVYSQNPDANFIKSNKFSYAIVVVGEPPYAETFGDSLNLTISEPGPSLINNVCGAVKCVVVVISGRPVVIQPYVAKIDALVAAWLPGTEGQGVADVLFGDYGFTGKLARTWFKTVDQLPMNVGDSHYDPLFPFGFGLTTKPTN from the exons ATGGGGAGATTTTCAATATGCATTTTGGGTTTTCTGCTCTTGTGCTGCTTAGCAGCTGGGACAGAAACAACATATTTGAAATACAAAGACCCAAAACAGCCACTGGGTGCGAGAATCAAGGACCTTCTGAGCCGTATGACACTTGAAGAGAAGATCGGCCAAATGGTTCAAATCGAGCGCAAAGTAGCAACCCCTGATACAATGAAGAAGTACTTCATTG GGAGTGTTCTGAGTGGAGGAGGGAGTGTTCCAGCTCCTAAAGCTTCAGCTGAGACCTGGATCAGTGCGGTGAATGAGATCCAAAAGGCTGCTCTATCAACTCGTCTTGGgattccaatgatttatgggatTGATGCTGTTCATGGCCACAACAATGTGTATAATGCTACTATTTTTCCTCACAATGTTGGTCTTGGAGTTACCAG GGATCCTATACTTATCAAGAAGATTGGAGAAGCAACTGCCCTCGAAGTCAGAGCTACAGGAATTCCTTATGCCTTTGCTCCATGTATTGCG GTTTGCAGAGATCCAAGATGGGGTCGGTGCTATGAAAGCTACAGCGAAGATCAtaaaattgttcaattaatgaCAGAGATTATACCTGGTTTGCAAGGAGATCTCCCTGCCAATTCCCACAAGGGTGTGCCTTTTGTAGCTGGAAA ACAAAAGGTTGCAGCCTGTGCAAAGCACTTTGTAGGAGATGGTGGCACTACCAAAGGCATCAATGAGAACAACACTGTAATTAGTTTGAGTGGACTGCTTAACATTCACATGCCTGCATACTATAATTCCATCAGCAAGGGTGTTGCAACAGTTATGGTATCCTATTCGAGCTGGAATGGGAAGAAAATGCATGCTAATCGTGATCTCGTCACTGGTTTTCTgaaaaacaaactaaaattCAGG GGTTTTGTTATATCAGATTGGCAGGGCATTGACAGGATTACCTCACCTCCCCATGCTAACTATTCATATTCAGTTGAAGCTGGAGTTAGTGCGGGAATAGACATG ATCATGGTTCCCGAAACTTATACAGAGTTTATTGATGATCTAACCTATCTAGTGAAGAAAAACATCATTCCAGTAAGTAGGATTGATGATGCAGTGAAGAGGATCTTGAGAGTTAAATTCGTCATGGGTCTCTTTGAGAACCCATTGGCAGATAACAGCCTGGTCAACGAGCTTGGGAATAAG GAACATAGAGAATTGGCTAGGGAAGCAGTAAGAAAATCACTTGTGCTACTAAAGAATGGCAAATATTCTGAGCCATTGCTTCCCCTTCCCAAGAAAGCTGCAAAGATTCTAGTTGCAGGAACTCATGCAGACAACTTGGGCTATCAATGCGGCGGCTGGACAATTACATGGCAAGGCCTTGAAGGAAATGATCTTACAGTTG GTACTACAATTCTCAAGGCCATAACCAATACAGTTGATCCAACCACCCAAGTTGTCTACAGCCAGAATCCTGATGCAAACTTCATCAAATCCAACAAATTCTCCTACGCTATCGTTGTTGTGGGTGAGCCTCCATATGCAGAAACTTTTGGTGATAGCTTGAACCTGACAATATCAGAACCCGGTCCAAGCCTTATCAACAACGTCTGTGGAGCTGTGAAGTGTGTTGTTGTTGTCATTTCCGGTCGTCCTGTTGTGATCCAGCCTTACGTTGCTAAGATTGATGCCCTTGTGGCTGCTTGGCTTCCAGGAACTGAAGGCCAAGGCGTTGCTGATGTTTTATTTGGTGACTATGGATTCACCGGAAAACTTGCACGAACATGGTTCAAGACAGTCGATCAGCTTCCAATGAATGTAGGTGATTCACATTATGACCCTCTATTTCCATTTGGGTTTGGTTTAACTACGAAACCTACCaattaa